The Mycobacteriales bacterium genome contains a region encoding:
- a CDS encoding acyl-CoA desaturase — protein sequence MTLLADRPTTPQIATEPKRSWEQTALVIFVVVPFVAVLASGFLLWGHGIGLVDVLVAVTMLEIAGHGVTVGFHRYFTHGAFKANRPLRIALAVAGSLAIEGPVIRWVADHRRHHAFSDRPGDPHSPHEYGGEGVLAMLKGLWHAHIGWLFDPEQTSLEKYAPDLLADDDIRRVHDAFPYLVAVSLILPAVAGGLLTWSFTGALTAFFWGSLVRVFVLHHVTWSINSLCHTFGNRPFRTRDKSTNFWPLAVISMGESWHNLHHADPTAARHGVDRFQVDSSARLIWVFEKAGWAHDVRWPTRDRLDKARA from the coding sequence ATGACGCTTCTCGCCGACCGCCCCACCACCCCCCAGATCGCCACCGAGCCGAAGCGCTCGTGGGAGCAGACCGCGTTGGTCATCTTCGTGGTCGTGCCGTTCGTGGCGGTGCTCGCCAGCGGCTTCCTGCTCTGGGGGCACGGCATCGGGCTGGTCGACGTGCTGGTCGCGGTGACGATGCTGGAGATCGCCGGGCACGGCGTCACCGTCGGCTTCCACCGCTACTTCACGCACGGGGCGTTCAAGGCCAACCGGCCGCTGCGCATCGCGCTCGCCGTCGCCGGCTCGCTCGCGATCGAGGGCCCGGTGATCCGCTGGGTCGCCGACCACCGCCGCCACCACGCGTTCAGCGACCGCCCCGGCGACCCGCACTCGCCGCACGAGTACGGCGGCGAGGGCGTCCTCGCGATGCTCAAGGGGCTGTGGCACGCGCACATCGGCTGGCTGTTCGACCCGGAGCAGACGTCGCTGGAGAAGTACGCGCCGGACCTGCTCGCCGACGACGACATCCGCCGCGTGCACGACGCGTTCCCGTACCTCGTCGCGGTGTCGCTGATCCTCCCCGCCGTCGCGGGCGGGCTGCTCACCTGGTCGTTCACCGGTGCGCTCACGGCGTTCTTCTGGGGCAGCCTGGTGCGGGTCTTCGTGCTGCACCACGTGACGTGGAGCATCAACTCGCTCTGCCACACGTTCGGCAACCGGCCGTTCAGGACCCGCGACAAGAGCACCAACTTCTGGCCGCTCGCCGTCATCTCGATGGGCGAGTCCTGGCACAACCTGCACCACGCGGACCCCACCGCCGCGCGGCACGGCGTCGACCGGTTCCAGGTCGACAGCAGCGCCCGGCTGATCTGGGTGTTCGAGAAGGCCGGCTGGGCGCACGACGTCCGCTGGCCGACGCGCGACCGCCTCGACAAGGCGCGCGCGTGA
- the rsmA gene encoding 16S rRNA (adenine(1518)-N(6)/adenine(1519)-N(6))-dimethyltransferase RsmA, whose amino-acid sequence MLLTPAEVRDLAARLGVRPTKSLGQNFVVDGNTVRRIVKAAALRPDDVVVEVGPGLGSLTLGLLPEVRRVVAVEVDPVLAAALPATAARAGGDLEVVTADALKVTALPGPEPTALVANLPYNVAVPVLLTMLHRFPSLARGLVMVQQEVADRLTAPPGSKVYGVPSVKLAWYAAARQAGAVPRSVFWPAPNVDSGLVAFERREPPEGERAATFAAVDAAFAQRRKTLRAALAPWAGSPAAAERALRDAGVDPGLRGEALDVAAFARVATARRAEH is encoded by the coding sequence GTGCTGCTGACCCCGGCCGAGGTCCGCGACCTCGCGGCCCGGCTCGGGGTGCGGCCCACGAAGTCGCTCGGCCAGAACTTCGTCGTCGACGGCAACACCGTCCGCCGCATCGTGAAGGCGGCGGCCCTGCGCCCGGACGACGTGGTGGTCGAGGTGGGGCCAGGGCTCGGCTCGTTGACGCTGGGCCTGCTGCCGGAGGTGCGCCGGGTCGTCGCGGTCGAGGTCGACCCGGTGCTGGCGGCGGCGCTGCCGGCGACGGCGGCCCGCGCGGGCGGCGACCTCGAGGTCGTGACCGCCGACGCGCTGAAGGTGACCGCGCTGCCCGGCCCGGAGCCGACCGCGCTGGTGGCGAACCTCCCGTACAACGTCGCCGTCCCCGTGCTGCTCACGATGCTGCACCGCTTCCCGAGCCTCGCGCGCGGGCTGGTGATGGTGCAGCAGGAGGTCGCCGACCGGCTGACCGCGCCGCCCGGGTCGAAGGTGTACGGCGTGCCGTCGGTGAAGCTCGCCTGGTACGCCGCCGCGCGGCAGGCGGGCGCGGTGCCGCGCAGCGTGTTCTGGCCGGCGCCGAACGTCGACTCCGGCCTGGTGGCGTTCGAGCGGCGGGAGCCGCCGGAGGGGGAGCGGGCGGCGACGTTCGCGGCGGTCGACGCGGCGTTCGCGCAACGCCGCAAGACGCTGCGCGCGGCGCTCGCGCCGTGGGCGGGCTCGCCGGCCGCGGCCGAACGCGCGTTGCGCGACGCGGGCGTCGACCCGGGGCTGCGGGGGGAGGCGCTGGACGTGGCGGCGTTCGCCCGCGTCGCCACCGCGCGCCGCGCGGAACACTAG
- a CDS encoding ATP-binding cassette domain-containing protein, whose protein sequence is MTNLVNAESLAKTYGTTTVLADVSLGIAEGERVGVVGRNGGGKTTLLRILMRAEEPDAGRVTHTGGLRVGWLPQHVDLPPDATVRDVVLGAAAEHEWAGDARVRAVLHGLGVHGRLDSVVGPMSGGERRRVALAALLVAEHDLVVLDEPTNHLDVEGIAWLAAHLAERRCAQLVVTHDRWFLDAVCTATWEVADGRVHAYEGGYSAYVLARAERERVAAATEQRRQNLLRKELAWLRRGPPARTSKPRFRIEAANALIADEPPARDTADLVRFATARLGKTVVDVEDADVAAGPNVLLRRLTWHLGPGDRVGVVGVNGSGKTTLLRALAGDLPPASGRVVRGQTVRTAYLDQEVRGLPAGRRVLEAVEEVARHVDLGNGRSMSASQLLERFLFDAGRQWTPVEDLSGGERRRLQLLRLLMTEPNLLLLDEPTNDLDIETLSAVEDLLDGWPGTLVVVSHDRYFLERTCDRVMALFGDGALRDLPGGVDEYLARVAAADEPATAKRERSGDTRAAKKELTRLERLVERLERDEARLHDALAANATDYAAVASLDAELRDVQARKAAAEEEWLLLSEEV, encoded by the coding sequence ATGACCAACCTCGTCAACGCCGAGTCGCTCGCCAAGACGTACGGCACGACGACGGTCCTCGCCGACGTGTCGCTCGGCATCGCGGAGGGCGAGCGGGTCGGCGTCGTCGGCCGCAACGGCGGCGGCAAGACGACGCTGCTGCGCATCCTCATGCGCGCCGAGGAGCCGGACGCCGGCCGGGTCACGCACACCGGCGGGCTGCGCGTCGGCTGGCTGCCGCAGCACGTCGACCTGCCGCCGGACGCGACCGTCCGCGACGTCGTCCTCGGCGCCGCCGCCGAGCACGAGTGGGCGGGCGACGCGCGGGTCCGCGCCGTGCTGCACGGTCTCGGCGTGCACGGCCGGCTGGACAGCGTCGTCGGCCCGATGTCCGGCGGCGAACGCCGCCGGGTCGCGCTGGCCGCGCTGCTCGTCGCCGAGCACGACCTGGTCGTGCTGGACGAGCCGACCAACCACCTCGACGTCGAGGGCATCGCCTGGCTCGCCGCGCACCTGGCCGAACGCCGCTGTGCCCAGCTCGTCGTCACGCACGACCGGTGGTTCCTCGACGCGGTCTGCACCGCGACGTGGGAGGTCGCCGACGGGCGGGTGCACGCGTACGAGGGCGGCTACAGCGCCTACGTCCTCGCCCGCGCCGAGCGGGAGCGGGTCGCCGCCGCGACCGAGCAGCGCCGGCAGAACCTGCTGCGCAAGGAGCTGGCCTGGCTGCGCCGCGGCCCGCCCGCGCGGACCAGCAAGCCTCGCTTCCGGATCGAGGCGGCGAACGCGCTCATCGCCGACGAGCCGCCCGCGCGCGACACCGCCGACCTGGTCCGCTTCGCGACCGCGCGGCTCGGCAAGACCGTGGTCGACGTCGAGGACGCCGACGTCGCGGCCGGCCCGAACGTGCTGCTGCGCCGGCTCACCTGGCACCTCGGCCCCGGCGACCGGGTCGGTGTCGTCGGCGTCAACGGCTCCGGCAAGACCACGCTGCTCCGCGCGCTCGCCGGCGACCTCCCGCCCGCGTCCGGGCGGGTCGTGCGCGGGCAGACGGTGCGGACGGCGTACCTCGACCAGGAGGTGCGCGGCCTGCCCGCCGGGCGGCGGGTGCTGGAGGCGGTCGAGGAGGTCGCGCGGCACGTCGACCTCGGCAACGGCCGGTCCATGTCCGCGTCGCAGCTCCTCGAACGGTTCCTCTTCGACGCCGGCCGGCAGTGGACGCCGGTCGAGGACCTCTCCGGCGGGGAGCGCCGCCGCCTCCAGCTGCTGCGGCTGCTGATGACCGAGCCGAACCTGCTGCTGCTGGACGAGCCGACGAACGACCTCGACATCGAGACGTTGAGCGCCGTCGAGGACCTGCTGGACGGCTGGCCGGGGACGCTCGTCGTCGTCTCGCACGACCGGTACTTCCTGGAGCGCACCTGCGACCGGGTCATGGCGCTGTTCGGCGACGGCGCGCTGCGCGACCTGCCCGGCGGCGTGGACGAGTACCTCGCGCGCGTCGCCGCCGCCGACGAGCCCGCGACCGCGAAGCGCGAGAGGTCGGGGGACACCCGGGCCGCCAAGAAGGAGCTGACCCGGCTGGAACGGCTGGTCGAGCGCCTGGAGCGCGACGAGGCGCGGCTGCACGACGCGCTCGCCGCGAACGCCACCGACTACGCGGCCGTCGCGTCCCTCGACGCCGAGCTCCGCGACGTCCAGGCGCGCAAGGCCGCCGCCGAGGAGGAGTGGCTGCTGCTCTCCGAGGAGGTCTGA
- a CDS encoding 4-(cytidine 5'-diphospho)-2-C-methyl-D-erythritol kinase yields the protein MAGVPAPVTVRVPGKVNLHLSVGTRRADGFHDVTTVLQAVSLYDDVTATASDDGISCTVSGDGAGEVPTDTANLAVAAATRLAEVAGVDRGVRLDILKGIPVAGGMAGGSADAAAALVACDAVWNTGMGRHELEAIAAELGSDVPFSLQGGTALGVNRGDRVSPVLVRGQWHWVFALADRGLSTAGVYEEHDRGDPRPEREPDGVLAALRANDTVALGRALYNDLQPAALRLRPELRRTLDAGVERGAVGALVSGSGPTCAFLAGSRGDAVALAAGLAGAGVCRSVRTAFGPVPGARVLET from the coding sequence CTGGCCGGGGTGCCGGCACCGGTCACGGTCCGCGTCCCGGGCAAGGTCAACCTGCACCTGTCCGTCGGCACGCGCCGCGCGGACGGGTTCCACGACGTCACGACCGTCCTCCAGGCGGTGTCGCTCTACGACGACGTGACCGCGACGGCGAGCGACGACGGCATCTCCTGCACGGTCTCCGGCGACGGCGCGGGCGAGGTGCCGACGGACACCGCGAACCTTGCCGTCGCCGCCGCGACGCGCCTCGCCGAGGTCGCGGGCGTCGACCGCGGCGTCCGCCTCGACATCCTCAAGGGCATCCCCGTCGCGGGCGGCATGGCGGGCGGCTCGGCCGACGCGGCCGCCGCGCTGGTGGCGTGCGACGCGGTGTGGAACACCGGCATGGGCCGCCACGAGCTGGAGGCGATCGCGGCGGAGCTCGGCAGCGACGTGCCGTTCTCGCTCCAGGGCGGCACCGCGCTCGGCGTCAACCGCGGCGACCGGGTGTCGCCGGTGCTGGTGCGCGGGCAGTGGCACTGGGTGTTTGCGCTCGCCGACCGCGGCCTGTCCACCGCCGGCGTCTACGAGGAGCACGACCGCGGCGACCCGCGGCCGGAACGCGAGCCGGACGGCGTGCTCGCGGCGCTGCGCGCCAACGACACCGTCGCCCTCGGGCGGGCGTTGTACAACGACCTCCAGCCGGCCGCGCTGCGGCTGCGCCCGGAGCTGCGCCGCACCCTCGACGCGGGGGTCGAGCGCGGCGCCGTCGGCGCGCTCGTCAGCGGCTCCGGCCCGACCTGCGCGTTCCTCGCCGGCTCGCGCGGCGACGCCGTCGCGCTCGCCGCGGGGCTGGCCGGCGCGGGCGTCTGCCGCAGCGTGCGGACGGCGTTCGGGCCGGTGCCGGGCGCGCGCGTGCTCGAGACATGA
- a CDS encoding ribose-phosphate diphosphokinase, whose protein sequence is MTGLDIVGHKTLMLFSGRAYPELADEVATHLGCATSPVVLYDFANGETYCRFEESVRGSDAFVIQSHTTHINTWVMEQLIMCDALKRASAKRITVVAPFYPYSRQDKKTLAREPISAKLMADLFRAAGANRIIAIDLHTAQIQGFLDAPLDHLTALPLLADHIAERHDVANVTMVSPDAGRVRVAEKYTDRLGTPLAIIHKRRDPRVANQAKVFSVVGQVEGRTCVLVDDMIDTGGTIVKAADALFDQGAAEVVVAATHGIFSGEAVDRLKNSRISEVIVTNTLPMTPDKQFDKLTVLSIAPILAAAIRAVFDDSTVSGLFDGTN, encoded by the coding sequence GTGACGGGCCTCGACATCGTCGGCCACAAGACGTTGATGCTGTTCTCGGGGCGCGCGTACCCCGAGCTCGCGGACGAGGTGGCGACGCACCTCGGCTGCGCGACGTCGCCCGTCGTGCTCTACGACTTCGCCAACGGCGAGACGTACTGCCGGTTCGAGGAGTCGGTGCGCGGGTCCGACGCGTTCGTCATCCAGAGCCACACCACCCACATCAACACGTGGGTGATGGAGCAGCTCATCATGTGCGACGCGCTCAAGCGCGCCAGCGCCAAGCGCATCACCGTGGTGGCGCCGTTCTACCCGTACTCGCGGCAGGACAAGAAGACGCTGGCCCGCGAGCCGATCTCGGCGAAGCTGATGGCCGACCTGTTCCGCGCCGCCGGCGCCAACCGGATCATCGCGATCGACCTGCACACCGCGCAGATCCAGGGCTTCCTCGACGCCCCGCTCGACCACCTCACCGCGCTGCCGCTGCTCGCCGACCACATCGCCGAGCGGCACGACGTCGCCAACGTCACGATGGTCTCGCCCGACGCCGGCCGCGTCCGCGTCGCGGAGAAGTACACCGACCGGCTCGGCACGCCGCTGGCGATCATCCACAAGCGCCGCGACCCGCGCGTCGCCAACCAGGCCAAGGTGTTCAGCGTCGTCGGCCAGGTCGAGGGCCGCACCTGCGTGCTGGTCGACGACATGATCGACACCGGCGGCACGATCGTGAAGGCCGCCGACGCCCTGTTCGACCAGGGCGCCGCCGAGGTGGTCGTCGCGGCGACGCACGGCATCTTCAGCGGCGAGGCGGTCGACCGGCTGAAGAACAGCCGCATCAGCGAGGTCATCGTCACGAACACGCTGCCGATGACGCCGGACAAGCAGTTCGACAAGCTCACGGTGCTCTCGATCGCGCCGATCCTCGCCGCCGCGATCCGCGCCGTCTTCGACGACTCGACCGTCTCCGGCCTCTTCGACGGGACCAACTAG
- a CDS encoding ubiquitin-like domain-containing protein translates to MRKKLFQGLVLSLLLTAGYAWVSFDKTVQVEIDGQPRAVRTYAGTVGGVLDHLHLQTGEHDLVAPAPEVKVKEGSRIVVRRGRQLSLKLNGRTRTVWVTALSVAEALDQLALRDASGAFVSASRSREIPLTGMAFEVRTPARVNILADGHVYTVVTTKATLREAFAQAHVKLAKTDKVSAPLTILPLDGLTVRVTRVRAGVETADFPIAFPVTRKPDPHLWLGETRVAVRGVPGVRVRTWRLTYTNRRLTARRLTSDKVVRKPVGEVVYYGTRRRTVDDLNWYALARCESGNNPRAIGGGGAYRGLYQFRLSTWYSVGGTGDPINASREEQTYRAKRLYLRQGRAPWPYCGRLL, encoded by the coding sequence GTGCGGAAGAAGCTGTTCCAGGGGCTGGTCCTGTCGCTCCTCCTCACCGCGGGCTACGCCTGGGTGAGCTTCGACAAGACGGTGCAGGTCGAGATCGACGGCCAGCCGAGGGCAGTTCGCACGTACGCCGGCACGGTCGGCGGGGTGCTCGACCACCTGCATCTCCAGACGGGTGAGCACGACCTCGTGGCGCCCGCGCCGGAGGTGAAGGTCAAGGAGGGCTCCCGGATCGTCGTCCGGCGGGGCCGCCAGCTCTCGCTGAAGCTCAACGGCCGCACCCGCACCGTGTGGGTGACCGCGCTGTCGGTCGCGGAGGCGCTGGACCAGCTCGCGCTGCGCGACGCGTCGGGCGCGTTCGTGTCCGCGTCGCGGTCGCGCGAGATCCCGCTGACCGGCATGGCGTTCGAGGTGCGGACGCCGGCCCGGGTGAACATCCTCGCCGACGGCCACGTCTACACCGTGGTGACGACGAAGGCGACGCTGCGCGAGGCGTTCGCGCAGGCGCACGTGAAGCTCGCGAAGACCGACAAGGTGTCGGCGCCGTTGACGATCCTGCCGCTGGACGGGCTGACCGTCCGGGTGACGCGGGTCCGCGCGGGCGTCGAGACGGCCGACTTCCCGATCGCGTTCCCGGTGACGCGCAAGCCCGACCCGCACCTGTGGCTGGGCGAGACGCGCGTCGCGGTGCGCGGCGTGCCGGGCGTGCGGGTGCGCACGTGGCGGCTCACGTACACCAACCGCCGGCTCACGGCGCGGCGGCTGACGAGCGACAAGGTCGTCCGCAAGCCGGTCGGCGAGGTCGTCTACTACGGCACCCGGCGCCGCACGGTCGACGACCTGAACTGGTACGCGCTGGCGCGCTGCGAGTCCGGCAACAACCCGCGCGCGATCGGCGGCGGCGGGGCGTACCGCGGGCTCTACCAGTTCCGCCTGTCCACCTGGTACAGCGTCGGCGGCACCGGTGACCCGATCAACGCCTCCCGCGAGGAGCAGACGTACCGTGCGAAGCGGCTGTACCTGCGGCAGGGCCGCGCGCCGTGGCCGTACTGCGGGCGGCTCCTGTAG
- a CDS encoding TetR/AcrR family transcriptional regulator, translating to MTGQQRRAQLLDVSRALFAERGFEATSIEEIAHRAGVSKPIVYEHFGSKEGIYEVVKDREVQRLIAQITDSLVGDHPRILLEQAATALLTYIETQTDGFRILIRESPVAATTGVFASVIGDIAVQVEYILAGQFKARGYNTRLAPLYSHALVGMVALVGQWWLDARKPSRDDVAAHLVNLAWNGLGNLEPKPALRSRKP from the coding sequence ATGACCGGGCAGCAACGCCGGGCCCAGCTGCTGGACGTGTCGCGCGCGCTGTTCGCGGAACGCGGCTTCGAGGCGACCTCCATCGAGGAGATCGCCCACCGCGCCGGCGTGTCGAAGCCGATCGTCTACGAGCACTTCGGCAGCAAGGAAGGCATCTACGAGGTCGTCAAGGACCGCGAGGTGCAGCGGCTCATCGCGCAGATCACCGACTCCCTCGTCGGCGACCACCCGCGCATCCTGCTGGAGCAGGCCGCGACCGCGCTGCTCACCTACATCGAGACGCAGACCGACGGCTTCCGCATCCTCATCCGCGAGTCGCCGGTCGCCGCGACGACGGGCGTGTTCGCCAGCGTCATCGGCGACATCGCCGTGCAGGTCGAGTACATCCTCGCCGGGCAGTTCAAGGCCCGCGGCTACAACACGAGGCTCGCGCCGCTCTACTCGCACGCGCTCGTCGGCATGGTCGCGCTGGTCGGCCAGTGGTGGCTGGACGCGCGCAAGCCGTCCCGCGACGACGTCGCCGCGCACCTGGTCAACCTCGCCTGGAACGGCCTCGGCAACCTCGAGCCGAAGCCCGCGCTGCGGTCGCGGAAGCCGTAG
- a CDS encoding TatD family hydrolase has translation MSPRYEREGDAPPAPEPLRTPVADAHCHLDLMGTDLDEALALSASVGVPRVVTIGVDVPSSRLAASQADAHPGVLAAAAIHPNAADEATDEALREIEALARLPRVRAVGETGLDYYRDTADVANQHRSFRAHIAIAKATGTALVIHDREAHDDVLRLLDEEGAPERTVFHCFSGDEAMARTCASKGYVMSFAGNVTFKNAQHLRDAAKSAPADLLLVETDAPFLTPMPYRGRPNAPYLVPLTVRALAEVRDVDPETLAATIDANAKRVFGAW, from the coding sequence GTGAGCCCGCGCTACGAGCGGGAGGGCGACGCGCCGCCCGCGCCCGAGCCGTTGCGCACGCCCGTCGCCGACGCCCACTGCCACCTCGACCTGATGGGCACCGACCTCGACGAGGCGCTCGCGCTGTCCGCGTCGGTCGGCGTGCCGCGCGTCGTCACCATCGGCGTCGACGTGCCGTCGTCGCGGCTCGCGGCGTCGCAGGCGGACGCGCACCCCGGCGTCCTCGCCGCCGCCGCCATCCACCCGAACGCCGCCGACGAGGCGACCGACGAGGCGTTGCGCGAGATCGAGGCGCTCGCGCGGCTGCCGCGCGTCCGCGCCGTCGGCGAGACCGGCCTCGACTACTACCGCGACACCGCCGACGTCGCGAACCAGCACCGGTCGTTCCGCGCGCACATCGCGATCGCCAAGGCCACCGGCACGGCGCTGGTGATCCACGACCGCGAGGCGCACGACGACGTGCTCCGCCTGCTGGACGAGGAGGGCGCGCCGGAGCGCACCGTCTTCCACTGCTTCTCCGGCGACGAGGCGATGGCGAGGACCTGCGCGAGCAAGGGCTACGTCATGTCCTTCGCCGGCAACGTGACCTTCAAGAACGCCCAGCACCTGAGAGACGCCGCCAAGAGCGCGCCGGCCGACCTCCTCCTGGTCGAGACCGACGCCCCCTTCCTCACGCCGATGCCCTACCGCGGCCGACCCAACGCCCCCTACCTCGTCCCCCTCACCGTCCGCGCCCTCGCCGAGGTGCGCGACGTGGACCCCGAGACCCTCGCCGCAACCATCGACGCCAACGCGAAAAGAGTCTTCGGGGCCTGGTAG
- the glmU gene encoding bifunctional UDP-N-acetylglucosamine diphosphorylase/glucosamine-1-phosphate N-acetyltransferase GlmU, with product MPPTAAPAAVVVLAAGEGTRMRSATPKVLHEVCGRSLLGHVLAAVTPLAPERLLVVVGHGRDAVTAALPEGATPVVQEEQRGTGHAVRLALEAVAPFDGRVLVLYGDMPLVTTETLRRLLDAGDGDLAMLTARVPEPTGYGRVLRDAAGRVTGVVEERDATPEQRAVDEINAGVYVFDARALRDALGKLSTDNAQGEEYLTDVVALLGGGAAVVTGATEVMGVNDRAQLAEAGASLRDRVLRDLMLSGVTVVDPSTTWVDATVTVERDATIEPFTRLRGTTTVATGAVVGPHVEAVDAVVGPDAKVGPFAYLRPGAVLRERAKVGTYVEVKGSTVGADSKVPHLSYVGDATIGERTNIGAATVVVNYDGVAKHRTVIGDDVRIGSDTMLVAPVEVGDGAYTAAGSVITKDVPPGALGVGRAYQRNVEGWVARRRGAATHGEGADQ from the coding sequence GTGCCGCCGACCGCCGCGCCCGCAGCGGTCGTCGTGCTCGCCGCCGGCGAGGGCACCCGGATGCGCTCGGCGACGCCGAAGGTCCTTCACGAGGTCTGCGGGCGCTCCCTGCTCGGGCACGTGCTCGCCGCCGTCACGCCGCTCGCGCCGGAACGCCTCCTCGTCGTCGTCGGCCACGGCCGCGACGCCGTCACCGCCGCGCTGCCGGAGGGCGCGACGCCGGTCGTGCAGGAGGAGCAGCGCGGCACCGGGCACGCCGTTCGGCTCGCGCTCGAGGCGGTGGCGCCGTTCGACGGCCGGGTGCTCGTCCTCTACGGCGACATGCCGCTGGTGACCACGGAGACGTTGCGGCGGCTGCTCGACGCGGGCGACGGCGACCTGGCGATGCTCACCGCGCGGGTCCCCGAGCCCACCGGCTACGGCCGGGTGCTGCGCGACGCTGCCGGCCGCGTCACCGGCGTGGTCGAGGAGCGCGACGCGACGCCGGAGCAGCGGGCGGTGGACGAGATCAACGCCGGCGTCTACGTGTTCGACGCCCGCGCGCTGCGCGACGCGCTCGGCAAGCTGTCCACCGACAACGCGCAGGGCGAGGAGTACCTCACCGACGTCGTCGCGCTGCTCGGCGGCGGCGCCGCCGTCGTCACCGGCGCCACCGAGGTGATGGGCGTCAACGACCGCGCGCAGCTCGCCGAGGCGGGCGCTTCGCTGCGCGACCGCGTGCTGCGCGACCTGATGCTCTCCGGCGTCACCGTCGTCGACCCGTCCACCACCTGGGTCGACGCGACGGTGACGGTCGAGCGCGACGCGACGATCGAGCCGTTCACCCGGCTGCGCGGCACGACGACCGTCGCGACCGGCGCCGTCGTCGGGCCGCACGTCGAGGCCGTCGACGCGGTCGTCGGGCCGGACGCGAAGGTCGGGCCGTTCGCCTACCTGCGCCCCGGCGCCGTGCTGCGCGAGCGCGCGAAGGTCGGCACCTACGTCGAGGTGAAGGGCAGCACCGTCGGCGCCGACTCGAAGGTCCCGCACCTGTCGTACGTCGGCGACGCCACCATCGGCGAGCGCACGAACATCGGCGCCGCCACCGTCGTCGTCAACTACGACGGCGTCGCCAAGCACCGGACCGTCATCGGGGACGACGTCCGGATCGGCAGCGACACCATGCTGGTCGCGCCGGTGGAGGTGGGTGACGGCGCCTACACCGCCGCCGGCTCGGTCATCACCAAGGACGTGCCGCCCGGCGCGCTCGGCGTCGGCCGGGCGTACCAGCGCAACGTCGAAGGCTGGGTCGCGCGCCGGCGCGGCGCGGCGACCCACGGAGAGGGAGCGGACCAGTGA